A single Seriola aureovittata isolate HTS-2021-v1 ecotype China chromosome 19, ASM2101889v1, whole genome shotgun sequence DNA region contains:
- the LOC130187872 gene encoding photoreceptor cilium actin regulator-like, translating into MGCSPSKGKFFSKPEGPGLHKALLAEPSQHNVDSRPVQEVNKCLDTDEKENELPLPTEENPAKDTEWSQLACDTAAQNTEGVPETGENVVPQETVSEVVQTEKIKKTEKRKKNKGKKRSAEKLRKSSIIQTKVDLPPHMVRAHQAAYAFLNPNISKYETLLGLLDQSAQTQLSLQPMMSALVLRFEEINQALEEMAEEGELMMKEHGDYMALPSGMMGPAVMLAKLSNNTDTANCPDPPPDLLQRLLQHSTEKMRLVGGSVQALGDTTLEEAVEYFSSLSKLLVEKLQAKQAAEQRLALVLAQVEGAAMRKSNPEDSALHSEDSGIGGENESLTGSERHRRHRGSSGSGSCGSGVNIRNLPSLVGHNEDDEEDEEEDDDDDDEEEYEDDDGDRPGRKRSNSSPPDPSQPLLYMHESYKQDRQPAVKRPLTAITANKPEHSSSSRCVNIVMELQKSQRDLNQQMKKMAEIRGNRALVGPHYNLYRAGLRRHSLSGSAGAQRGPMRTNQSPCSLPMLAPQPPRRPSVRRLINTFSHGVDGRPGQSLANIPPHIRRPRKSLVSDTVNGNEGGLVVNGNNNNNSWPDGRDDLDVDNLPPPPPEVLMDNSFQRTEGLPGHEEDSARSLPMINQRTGVSQRLRTSVQNVEVLPNRASMRPKSNSISSARPVRQDAVMGAQDAEQQPETDVDPDLEKANCLYQQARKIIHLRNAAESLDKRTNADLSGQGPSTLQARTGQRCESIDFCEGEMSSCTPPVTAPPVSRVRLPPSCPSVRHRFPSPPVFRPQSTSKPSSRPSSPRTVTRATDNNTEEIVPSVSFKDARSVFCRNESHHSQTSLSSGRPWGEVSRGRLPSRGTDNSTRRTQSEQRPGLTSHSEFSKDGSSASAQAKGSEPVSTTYRPGSPLMTGENTQSDPSTADTTA; encoded by the exons atgggCTGTTCTCCATCCAAAGGAAAGTTCTTTTCAAAGCCAGAAGGCCCAGGACTTCACAAGGCTCTGCTGGCTGAACCATCACAGCACAACGTTGATTCTAGACCTGTACAGGAGGTGAACAAATGTTTGGACACCgatgagaaagagaatgaaCTTCCACTACCCACTGAAGAAAATCCTGCTAAAGATACTGAATGGTCTCAGCTGGCCTGCGACACAGCTGCCCAAAATACAGAGGGCGTTCCAGAAACAGGGGAGAATGTGGTCCCCCAAGAAACAGTCAGCGAGGTCGTACAGACAGAGAAAatcaaaaagacagagaaaagaaagaaaaataaaggcaaGAAGAGGTCTGCTGAGAAGCTGAGGAAGTCCTCTATCATTCAGACAAAGGTTGACCTCCCTCCACACATGGTGAGGGCTCACCAGGCAGCCTATGCCTTTCTGAACCCTAATATCTCCAAATATGAAACCCTGCTGGGCCTCCTGGACCAGTCTGCCCAGACGCAGTTGTCCCTCCAGCCCATGATGTCTGCTTTGGTGTTGCGCTTTGAGGAGATCAACCAGGCTCTGGAGGAGATGGCTGAGGAGGGGGAGCTGATGATGAAGGAGCACGGGGACTACATGGCCTTGCCTTCTGGGATGATGGGCCCAGCTGTTATGCTAGCTAAACTTAGCAACAACACTGACACGGCCAACTGCCCGGATCCACCCCCAGATCTTCTGCAGCGACTGCTCCAGCATTCGACAGAGAAAATGAGGCTTGTGGGAGGCTCGGTTCAGGCGCTGGGCGACACCACACTGGAGGAGGCTGTGGAatatttttcttccctctctaaACTGCTGGTTGAGAAGCTGCAGGCCAAGCAGGCGGCAGAGCAGAGGCTGGCTCTTGTGCTGGCACAGGTGGAGGGAGCTGCCATGAGGAAGTCTAACCCCGAGGATTCGGCGCTGCACAGTGAAGACAGCGGTATTGGGGGAGAGAATGAAAGTCTGACGGGGTCTGAGAGGCACCGCCGCCACCGCGGGAGTTCTGGATCTGGAAGTTGTGGGTCTGGAGTCAACATTCGTAATTTACCAAGCCTTGTGGGTCATAacgaagatgatgaagaggacgaggaggaggacgatgatgatgatgatgaagaagagtatgaggatgatgatggtgataggCCTGGAAGAAAGAGGTCAAACTCTTCCCCACCAGATCCCAGTCAACCTCTTCTCTACATGCATGAAAGTTACAAACAGGACCGGCAGCCTGCAGTTAAACGTCCCCTGACCGCCATCACCGCGAACAAGCCCgaacactcctcctcctccagatgTGTGAACATAGTGATGGAGCTTCAGAAGAGCCAGAGAGACTTGAATcagcaaatgaaaaagatgGCTGAAATCCGAGGAAACAGAGCGTTAGTGGGGCCTCATTATAATCTGTATAGAGCTGGACTAAGACGGCATTCATTAAGTGGATCAGCAGGTGCACAAAGAGGCCCCATGAGAACAAATCAATCACCTTGTAGCTTACCAATGTTAGCACCCCAACCACCCAGGCGCCCCTCTGTCAGAAGGCTAATAAATACCTTTAGCCATGGGGTCGATGGTAGACCAGGGCAGAGTCTTGCTAATATTCCACCTCATATCAGGAGGCCCAGGAAAAGTCTGGTATCTGACACAGTAAATGGGAATGAGGGGGGTTTAGTCGTCaatggcaacaacaacaacaacagctggcCTGACGGCAGGGACGACCTCGACGTAGACAACCTACCACCTCCACCCCCAGAGGTTCTGATGGACAACTCCTTCCAGAGAACTGAGGGATTACCGGGTCATGAGGAAGATTCGGCTCGGAGTCTCCCAATGATAAACCAAAGAACTGGAGTCTCCCAGCGCCTGAGGACATCTGTGCAGAATGTAGAGGTGCTGCCAAACCGAGCCAGCATGAGGCCAAAATCCAACAGTATCTCATCTGCCCGTCCTGTCAGGCAGGATGCTGTTATGGGGGCACAAGATGCAGAGCAGCAACCAGAAACTGATGTGGATCCAGACCTGGAGAAGGCTAACTGTCTCTACCAGCAGGCACGCAAGATCATTCACCTGCGCAATGCAGCAGAATCTCTTGACAAGAGAACTAATGCAGACCTGAGTGGCCAAGGGCCTTCAACCCTTCAAGCCAGAACAGGCCAGAGGTGTGAAAGCATTGACTTTTGTGAAGGTGAGATGTCCTCTTGCACCCCGCCTGTGACAGCACCACCCGTCTCTAGAGTCCGCTTACCCCCGTCTTGCCCCTCCGTGCGCCACAGATTTCCAAGCCCTCCTGTGTTCAGACCTCAGTCCACCTCTAAGCCCTCATCTCGTCCAAGTTCTCCAAGAACTGTAACACGTGCCACAGATAACAACACTGAGGAGATTGTGCCATCTGTGTCCTTCAAAGACGCCCGTTCAGTCTTCTGTCGAAACGAGTCACACCACTCTCAGACCAGCCTCTCCTCTGGAAGACCGTGGGGAGAGGTCTCCAGAGGCAGGCTGCCCTCAAGAGGGACAGACAACTCTACCCGTCGCACCCAGTCAGAGCAGAGACCCGGTTTGACTTCCCATTCCGAATTTTCCAAAGATGGCAGCTCAGCTTCTGCTCAGGCCAAGGGAAGTGAGCCGGTCTCTACAACATACAG GCCGGGAAGCCCTCTGATGACGGGAGAAAACACCCAGTCGGATCCAAGCACTGCTGACACAACGGCCTAG